A window of the Gadus chalcogrammus isolate NIFS_2021 unplaced genomic scaffold, NIFS_Gcha_1.0 GACHA081, whole genome shotgun sequence genome harbors these coding sequences:
- the LOC130378490 gene encoding choline/ethanolaminephosphotransferase 1-like, giving the protein MVTKVHQQQGSLRLRRGLARDKDPVQGMGMEATCWLTPGTLRRLIELPSPPLSRHQLKRLEEHRYSSAGRSLLEPMMQHYWEWLVGRVPAWIAPNLITVVGLATNVFTTLVLVYYCPTATEQAPLWAYLLCAVGLFVYQSLDAIDGKQARRTNSSSPLGELFDHGCDSLSTVFVVLGTSIAVQLGTNPDWMFFCCFAGMFMFYCAHWQTYVSGTLRFGIIDVTEVQIFIIIMYLLAAIGGSSLWQSLIPVVNVQVKMVPAICTFIGAIFSCTNYFRVIFTGGVGKNGSTIAGTSVLSPVLHIGSVIMLAMMIYKKSAVQLFERHPCLYILAFGFVAAKITNKLVVAHMTKSEMHLHDLAFLGPGLLFLDQYFNSFIDEYLVLWIALIISFFDLLRYCVSVCNQIASHLRIFVFKIKPSPPSGLH; this is encoded by the exons ATGGTGACCAAGGTGCACCAGCAGCAGGGCAGCCTGCGGTTGCGGCGAGGCCTGGCCAGGGACAAAGACCCTGTGCAGGGCATGGGAATGGAGGCCACCTGCTGGCTGACCCCTGGCACACTGCGGAGGCTGATTGAGCTCCCCTCACCTCCGCTCTCTCGACACCAGCTGAAAAGACTGGAGGAACACAG ATACAGCAGTGCTGGCCGCTCCCTTCTGGAGCCCATGATGCAGCACTACTGGGAGTGGCTGGTGGGACGAGTCCCGGCCTGGATCGCTCCTAACCTCATCACGGTGGTGGGGTTGGCTACCAATGTCTTCACCACCTTGGTACTGGTGTATTACTGTCCCACTGCTACAGAACAG GCTCCTTTGTGGgcgtatctcttgtgtgctgtGGGCCTCTTTGTCTACCAATCACTGGATGCTATTGATGGGAAGCAGGCAAGACGTACCAACAGCAGCTCACCTCTAGGGGAGCTGTTTGACCATGGGTGTGACTCTCTCTCCACAG TCTTTGTAGTGCTGGGTACCAGTATAGCAGTCCAACTGGGCACCAACCCAGACTGGATGTTCTTCTGCTGCTTCGCCGGCATGTTCATGTTCTACTGCGCCCACTGGCAGACCTACGTGTCCGGCACCCTGCGCTTCGGCAT CATCGATGTGACTGAAGTACAAATCTTTATTATAATCATGTATTTGCTGGCGGCCATCGGAGGATCTTCTTTATGGCAATCACTG ATTCCAGTTGTAAATGTCCAAGTGAAAATGGTTCCTGCAATCTGCACTTTTATAGGGGCTATTTTCTCCTGTACCAATTACTTCAGAGTAATCTTTACTGGAGGTGTGGGCAAAAATGGATCCACAATAGCT GGAACCAGTGTTCTGTCTCCTGTGTTGCATATCGGCTCCGTTATAATGCTGGCTATGATGATATACAAGAAATCAGCTGTCCAGCTCTTCGAGAGACACCCATGCCTTTATATTTTGGCCTTTGGCTTTGTAGCAGCCAAAATCACCAATAAATTAGTT GTCGCCCATATGACAAAAAGTGAGATGCACCTCCATGATTTAGCATTCCTCGGACCAGGGCTGCTGTTCCTAGATCAGTATTTCAACAGTTTCATCGACGAGTACCTGGTGCTGTGGATTGCATTG ATCATTTCATTCTTTGACTTGCTGCGTTACTGTGTCAGCGTTTGCAACCAGATTGCATCCCATCTGCGCATCTTTGTCTTCAAAATCAAGCCTTCTCCTCCATCTGGGCTTCATTAA